A single region of the Streptomyces sp. NBC_00236 genome encodes:
- a CDS encoding alpha/beta hydrolase, which yields MSPRAEADGLTDAEQRGRNATLMQTYVEGLAATSPPGPTAPAAAVTVLRDLVFSEPGTGGELRLDLYLPEGVPGPRPVIVWLPGGGWQRAARGMGPHLGRLFAQRGYAMADVEYRSSRTALWPAQLHDVKAAVRYLRSVARDHGLDADRIGAWGSSAGGHLAALLGLTGGDPVWEGNGGHAAYPRDVQAVVDGYGPADLLHMDADSLPGGVVNDIDPSSPPWGLLGGPTAEHPEPASQASPVRHVSGPTAPFLILHGDADLLVGPRQSRRLFDALHGAGSEATLVSVHGAGHGFFNTGAFECTPPLPTTVHTTRSGERTPDRAGALTSGLVERFFDRHLRRCFSD from the coding sequence ATGAGCCCGCGGGCGGAGGCGGACGGCCTCACCGACGCGGAGCAGCGCGGCCGCAACGCGACCCTGATGCAGACCTACGTCGAGGGCCTCGCCGCGACCTCGCCACCGGGTCCGACGGCGCCCGCAGCGGCCGTCACGGTTCTTCGTGACCTGGTCTTCTCCGAGCCCGGCACCGGCGGTGAACTGCGACTGGACCTGTATCTGCCCGAGGGCGTGCCCGGGCCGCGTCCCGTCATCGTCTGGCTGCCGGGCGGCGGATGGCAGCGGGCCGCCCGGGGCATGGGCCCTCACCTGGGACGGCTGTTCGCCCAGCGCGGCTACGCCATGGCGGACGTCGAGTACCGGTCGAGCCGTACGGCGCTCTGGCCGGCCCAACTCCACGACGTGAAAGCCGCCGTGCGCTATCTGCGGTCGGTGGCTCGGGACCACGGCCTGGACGCGGACCGTATCGGCGCATGGGGAAGCTCGGCCGGCGGACATCTCGCCGCGCTGCTCGGGCTGACCGGCGGCGACCCGGTGTGGGAGGGGAACGGGGGCCACGCCGCGTATCCCCGCGACGTGCAGGCCGTCGTCGACGGTTACGGCCCCGCCGACCTCCTCCACATGGACGCGGACAGCCTGCCGGGCGGGGTCGTGAACGACATCGACCCATCGTCCCCGCCCTGGGGACTGCTCGGCGGCCCGACGGCGGAGCATCCCGAACCCGCCTCGCAGGCAAGTCCGGTGCGTCATGTCAGCGGGCCGACGGCACCCTTCCTGATCCTGCACGGAGACGCGGACCTCCTGGTCGGTCCGAGGCAGAGCCGGCGGCTCTTCGACGCCCTGCACGGAGCGGGCAGCGAAGCGACCCTGGTGTCGGTCCACGGGGCCGGACACGGCTTCTTCAACACCGGCGCATTCGAGTGCACGCCGCCCCTGCCCACGACCGTGCACACCACGCGGTCCGGCGAGCGCACGCCGGACAGGGCCGGTGCGCTCACCTCCGGTCTCGTCGAGCGGTTCTTCGACCGGCACCTGCGCCGGTGCTTCTCCGACTGA
- the pcaDC gene encoding bifunctional 3-oxoadipate enol-lactonase/4-carboxymuconolactone decarboxylase PcaDC, giving the protein MTTPTAPTARLLHHQVDGPLSGPPLVLGPSLGTALSVWDAQSAGLARDHRVVRWDLPGHGGTPAALFPAGGGVAELGRQVLRLADALGIERFAYAGISLGGAVGAWLAVHHPDRVTSLALVCSSARFGEPESWRERAALVRTEGIGPVAGTAAGRWFTADFADSPAARAVLTGLHDVDPHAYASLCDALAAYDLRGELAGITAPTLVVAGRDDPATPVAHARELADTIPGSTLVELPGASHLANVERPAPVTAALRSHFTAGAMTATDDASRHGAGLAVRRTVLGDAHVDRAIARTTPFTAVFQDFITRYAWGEVWTRPGLDHRTRRCLTLTALVALGHHEELAMHLRAALVSGDLTPEDVQEVLLQAAVYCGVPAANAAFAAADRILTEISHSAEEK; this is encoded by the coding sequence ATGACCACCCCGACCGCACCCACAGCACGCCTGCTCCACCACCAGGTGGACGGCCCGCTCTCCGGACCGCCCCTCGTCCTCGGGCCGTCCCTCGGCACCGCTCTGTCCGTCTGGGACGCACAGAGCGCCGGCCTGGCCCGCGACCACCGCGTCGTCCGCTGGGACCTGCCCGGCCACGGCGGTACCCCCGCCGCGCTGTTCCCCGCCGGCGGCGGCGTCGCGGAGCTGGGCCGCCAGGTCCTCCGCCTGGCCGACGCCCTCGGCATCGAGCGGTTCGCGTACGCGGGCATATCCCTCGGTGGCGCGGTCGGCGCCTGGCTGGCCGTCCACCACCCGGACCGGGTCACCTCGCTCGCGCTCGTCTGCTCCTCGGCGCGCTTCGGCGAACCGGAGTCCTGGCGCGAGCGCGCCGCCCTCGTACGGACCGAAGGCATCGGACCGGTGGCCGGCACCGCGGCGGGCCGCTGGTTCACCGCGGACTTCGCCGACAGCCCCGCGGCCCGCGCCGTCCTGACCGGCCTGCACGACGTCGACCCCCACGCGTACGCCTCGCTGTGCGACGCCCTCGCCGCGTACGACCTGCGCGGTGAACTGGCGGGCATCACCGCCCCCACCCTCGTCGTGGCGGGCCGCGACGACCCCGCGACGCCGGTCGCCCACGCCCGCGAACTGGCCGACACCATCCCCGGCTCGACCCTGGTCGAACTTCCGGGCGCCTCGCACCTGGCCAACGTCGAACGGCCCGCACCCGTAACAGCGGCGCTGCGCAGCCACTTCACGGCCGGGGCCATGACAGCCACCGACGACGCCTCCCGCCACGGCGCCGGCCTCGCCGTGCGCCGTACCGTCCTCGGTGACGCGCACGTCGACCGGGCGATCGCCCGGACCACCCCCTTCACCGCCGTCTTCCAGGACTTCATCACCCGCTACGCCTGGGGCGAGGTGTGGACCAGGCCCGGTCTCGACCACCGGACCCGGCGCTGCCTCACCCTCACCGCCCTGGTGGCCCTCGGCCACCACGAAGAACTGGCCATGCACCTGCGGGCCGCGCTCGTCAGCGGCGACCTCACACCCGAGGACGTCCAGGAGGTACTGCTCCAGGCCGCCGTCTACTGCGGAGTCCCGGCGGCCAACGCCGCGTTCGCCGCGGCGGACCGGATCCTCACCGAAATCAGCCACAGCGCAGAGGAGAAGTAG
- a CDS encoding quercetin 2,3-dioxygenase has translation MTFDQVPDRRSKPSWEGVLPGRPAPFFLEDGDGERAKLFDSVVTVLLSADETEGQFGVFTTRQPKGDLIVAHSHEDVHEIFYVVEGAARVFLEHPDGRQESRLLRPGDFGYVPAGIVHSYRTEGEYNKILGVSTGGFERFFQALGDLTEERDVPTVPFVPSPDRMRQAFTRYRNIPAPGQQWEGA, from the coding sequence GTGACATTCGATCAAGTCCCTGACCGCCGGTCGAAGCCCTCTTGGGAGGGAGTCCTGCCGGGACGTCCCGCGCCCTTCTTCCTGGAGGACGGGGACGGCGAGCGGGCGAAGCTGTTCGACAGCGTCGTGACGGTCCTGCTGTCGGCGGACGAGACGGAGGGCCAGTTCGGAGTCTTCACCACCCGCCAGCCCAAGGGCGACCTGATCGTCGCGCACTCGCACGAGGACGTGCACGAGATCTTCTACGTGGTCGAAGGCGCCGCCCGTGTCTTCCTGGAACACCCCGACGGGCGTCAGGAGAGCAGACTGCTGCGCCCGGGCGACTTCGGATACGTACCCGCGGGCATCGTCCACTCGTACCGCACCGAAGGCGAGTACAACAAGATCCTCGGCGTCTCCACCGGCGGATTCGAGCGCTTCTTCCAGGCGCTGGGCGACCTGACGGAGGAACGGGACGTGCCGACGGTGCCGTTCGTCCCCTCCCCGGACCGGATGCGGCAGGCGTTCACCCGCTACCGGAACATTCCCGCTCCCGGCCAGCAGTGGGAGGGAGCATGA
- the pcaG gene encoding protocatechuate 3,4-dioxygenase subunit alpha: MSAVIPATAPGASSRGLPPTPSQTVGPFYGYALPFPGGGDIAPPGRAGTVVLHGHVLDGAGEPVPDALIEVWQPAPDGSRRGAPGSLRRDPVTGAVIGRHGVAFTGFGRVPTDADGHYTVTTLPPGGVPYLAIVVFARGLTHHLHTRAYLHDAAGLDRDGLLADLPGERRATLLTTPEDTGVHRFDIRLQYDGVHEETVFLDFG; the protein is encoded by the coding sequence ATGTCCGCCGTCATACCCGCCACCGCGCCCGGTGCCTCGTCCCGAGGGCTCCCGCCCACCCCGTCCCAGACCGTCGGCCCCTTCTACGGGTACGCCCTGCCCTTCCCGGGCGGCGGCGACATCGCGCCTCCCGGCCGAGCCGGCACGGTGGTACTGCACGGCCACGTCCTCGACGGGGCCGGTGAACCGGTGCCCGACGCCCTGATCGAGGTCTGGCAGCCCGCACCAGACGGCTCCCGGCGCGGGGCGCCCGGCTCGCTGCGCCGCGACCCCGTCACCGGGGCGGTCATCGGCCGCCACGGAGTCGCGTTCACGGGCTTCGGCCGGGTGCCGACGGACGCCGACGGCCACTACACCGTCACGACGCTGCCGCCGGGCGGAGTCCCGTACCTCGCGATCGTCGTCTTCGCCCGCGGTCTGACGCACCACCTGCACACCCGCGCCTACCTGCACGACGCCGCCGGTCTCGACCGGGACGGGCTGCTCGCGGACCTTCCCGGGGAGCGGCGGGCCACCCTCCTCACCACGCCGGAGGACACCGGCGTCCACCGATTCGACATCCGTCTGCAGTACGACGGCGTACATGAGGAGACGGTCTTCCTTGACTTCGGGTGA
- a CDS encoding LysR family transcriptional regulator, with protein MDLTVQQLRYFVAVADELHFARAAQGLRISAPSLSQQIAALERRFGAALFRRDARHVELTEPGSELLPMARRSIAALDDIVSWAEERRAGGAVVRVGLVVGSHIGSAILSEAARAFPGTRWQIRRLGFDGSLTALRTGLVDVVLAPALAAPSGPDLHAVPLWSEGRVLVAGTGHPLAGRDCVTVDEVADELFVATLGDEALTDWLGLPRSDGFAPKVAYVAATFEEVLDICSAGLAVNIAGSGAISGSPRHGVVFVPVRGLPDATVYLLRSARSPSAAVLAVEELAVRVARRETGRPGPG; from the coding sequence GTGGATCTCACGGTCCAGCAGTTGCGGTACTTCGTCGCCGTGGCGGACGAGCTGCACTTCGCCCGTGCCGCGCAGGGCCTGCGCATCTCCGCCCCGTCGCTGAGCCAGCAGATCGCCGCGCTGGAACGGAGGTTCGGCGCCGCGCTGTTCCGCCGGGACGCGCGCCACGTCGAACTCACCGAACCGGGGTCGGAACTGCTGCCGATGGCCCGCCGTTCCATCGCGGCGCTCGACGACATCGTGTCGTGGGCGGAGGAACGGCGGGCGGGCGGGGCGGTGGTACGCGTCGGTCTCGTCGTCGGCAGCCACATCGGCTCCGCCATCCTGAGCGAGGCCGCGCGCGCCTTTCCCGGCACGCGGTGGCAGATCCGGCGCCTCGGGTTCGACGGTTCCCTGACCGCACTGCGCACAGGTCTGGTCGACGTGGTCCTGGCGCCGGCCCTGGCAGCCCCCTCGGGCCCGGACCTGCACGCGGTGCCGCTGTGGTCCGAGGGCCGGGTCCTGGTGGCCGGCACCGGTCACCCGCTGGCCGGCCGTGACTGCGTGACCGTGGACGAGGTGGCCGACGAGCTCTTCGTCGCGACGCTGGGCGACGAGGCGCTGACCGACTGGCTCGGGCTGCCGCGCAGCGACGGATTCGCTCCCAAGGTCGCCTACGTCGCCGCCACGTTCGAGGAGGTGCTCGACATCTGCTCGGCGGGCCTCGCGGTCAACATCGCCGGATCCGGAGCGATCTCCGGATCACCCCGGCACGGCGTCGTGTTCGTACCGGTGCGAGGACTGCCCGACGCCACCGTCTATCTGCTCCGGTCGGCCAGGTCCCCCTCGGCCGCGGTCCTGGCGGTCGAGGAACTCGCCGTACGCGTGGCACGCCGCGAGACCGGGCGGCCCGGGCCCGGCTGA
- a CDS encoding MFS transporter yields the protein MPKLLPPAGPQRTLSMAQLTNSVGDGAYYVTSALYFTHVVGLAPARTGLGLTVAWAVGSVVGVPLGRIADRRGPRGTAVLLALATGTAVASFLVVRDFALFLAAACLYATAQSGLAAARQALLAGLVAKEERTGALAHLQSTLNAGLAVGAALGGLALSAGTTSAYLAVFAVDAGSFLLSALVLLRLPTVAAVPGDRNAKLAVLRDRPYAAVTLLNAVLLMRMPLLSVGLPLWITERTEAPEWVVSALFVLNTGAVMLFQVRTARSVNGIPTAARALRRSGALMALTCLVLAMSAVDDPWLAVTALAGGSVLLVAAEMLHSAGSWQLSFDLAPAGRIGEYQGFFGTGVTVARTLGPLLLTMLLVGWGTAGWLLLGGVVLAASYALGPAARWAAGTRREPDAAVVAARGV from the coding sequence ATGCCGAAACTTCTGCCGCCGGCCGGACCTCAACGCACGCTGTCAATGGCCCAGTTGACCAACTCCGTCGGCGACGGCGCGTACTACGTCACCTCGGCCCTCTACTTCACCCATGTGGTCGGCCTCGCCCCCGCCAGGACCGGGCTCGGACTCACCGTCGCCTGGGCGGTCGGCTCCGTCGTCGGGGTGCCCCTCGGCCGGATCGCCGACCGCCGGGGCCCACGGGGAACGGCGGTCCTGCTCGCCCTCGCCACCGGTACTGCGGTCGCGTCCTTCCTCGTCGTACGGGACTTCGCGCTGTTCCTCGCAGCCGCCTGTCTCTACGCCACCGCGCAGTCGGGCCTCGCCGCCGCCCGCCAGGCCCTGCTCGCGGGCCTCGTCGCCAAGGAGGAGCGCACCGGTGCGCTCGCCCACCTGCAGTCGACACTCAACGCGGGCCTTGCGGTGGGCGCCGCACTCGGCGGCCTCGCACTGTCTGCCGGAACCACGTCGGCGTACCTTGCGGTCTTCGCCGTCGATGCCGGAAGCTTCCTGCTCAGTGCACTCGTCCTGCTCCGGCTGCCGACCGTCGCGGCGGTGCCGGGGGACCGGAACGCGAAGCTTGCGGTGCTGCGGGACCGGCCGTACGCCGCCGTCACACTCCTCAACGCCGTGCTCCTCATGCGCATGCCGCTGCTCAGTGTCGGTCTGCCGCTGTGGATCACCGAGCGGACCGAGGCCCCCGAGTGGGTGGTCTCCGCGCTCTTCGTGCTCAACACCGGTGCCGTGATGCTCTTCCAGGTCCGAACCGCCCGCTCCGTGAACGGGATCCCCACGGCAGCGCGAGCCCTTCGCCGGTCCGGCGCGCTCATGGCCTTGACCTGCCTCGTCCTCGCCATGTCGGCGGTGGACGACCCGTGGCTCGCGGTGACCGCCCTGGCCGGTGGCTCCGTGCTGCTGGTCGCCGCGGAGATGCTGCACTCGGCCGGCTCGTGGCAGCTCTCCTTCGATCTGGCGCCGGCCGGGCGCATCGGCGAGTACCAGGGCTTCTTCGGCACCGGCGTCACCGTCGCGCGCACGCTGGGGCCCCTCCTGCTCACCATGCTGCTGGTCGGATGGGGCACGGCCGGCTGGCTGCTGCTCGGGGGAGTCGTCCTCGCCGCGTCGTACGCGCTGGGGCCGGCGGCACGGTGGGCTGCGGGGACACGTCGGGAGCCCGATGCCGCCGTCGTTGCCGCCCGGGGCGTCTGA
- the pcaB gene encoding 3-carboxy-cis,cis-muconate cycloisomerase: protein MNAGPAASADAAADVGLLAPVRAGTAVEDATGDAAYVRALLDAETALVRAQESLGHAPAGTADTVASAAADATRFDARSLALRARSGGNPVIPLAADLTAVVAERSEDAAAHVHRGATSQDILDTAAMLVASEALRLILADLDRAAAALALTAAAHRDTPMAGRTLTQHAVPTTFGLKAAGWRSLVLDARDRIATVLDTLPVQLGGAAGTLAAFAAFAEPGKPVADELPATDRDTGLNLVAAYADATGLKVPPLPWHTLRTPLADLAGALAFTAGALGKLAADVLVLSRTEIGEVSESTGGGSSAMPHKANPARAVLIASAARQVPVLAGILYGALAAEDERPPGAWHAEWQPLREALRTVGGAADAAAALTEGLRVHPGRMRANLGATGGLIVSERLTAVLSARMGRAAARTAVTGGAARAAREGTPLHEVLAQDPALAGIVSPDELRTLTDPSGYTGSAGLLVDRALRRHHDGATVPE, encoded by the coding sequence GTGAATGCCGGCCCGGCGGCTTCGGCTGACGCGGCGGCGGACGTCGGCCTGCTGGCACCCGTCCGCGCCGGTACGGCGGTCGAGGACGCGACGGGCGACGCCGCATACGTACGCGCCCTGCTCGACGCCGAGACGGCGCTCGTCCGCGCCCAGGAATCACTCGGCCACGCCCCGGCCGGAACCGCGGACACCGTCGCGTCGGCCGCCGCCGACGCCACCCGGTTCGACGCGCGCTCCCTGGCGCTGCGGGCCCGTTCGGGTGGGAACCCGGTCATCCCGCTGGCCGCCGACCTGACGGCCGTGGTCGCCGAACGGTCCGAGGACGCCGCCGCCCATGTCCACCGGGGCGCGACCAGCCAGGACATCCTCGACACCGCCGCCATGCTGGTGGCGTCCGAGGCCCTGCGGCTGATCCTGGCCGACCTGGACCGAGCCGCCGCAGCTCTCGCGCTCACCGCCGCCGCGCACCGGGACACGCCGATGGCGGGCCGCACCCTCACCCAGCACGCCGTGCCCACGACCTTCGGCCTGAAGGCGGCGGGCTGGCGCAGTCTGGTCCTCGATGCCCGCGACCGGATCGCGACGGTCCTGGACACCCTTCCGGTGCAACTGGGCGGCGCGGCAGGGACGCTGGCCGCCTTCGCGGCCTTCGCGGAGCCCGGGAAGCCGGTCGCGGACGAGCTCCCGGCGACGGACCGGGACACCGGCCTCAACCTCGTCGCGGCGTATGCCGACGCGACGGGGCTGAAGGTGCCCCCACTGCCCTGGCACACCCTGCGCACCCCCCTCGCCGACCTCGCCGGAGCGCTGGCCTTCACCGCCGGGGCGCTCGGGAAACTCGCCGCGGACGTCCTCGTCCTCTCCCGCACCGAGATCGGTGAGGTCTCCGAGAGCACCGGCGGCGGCTCGTCGGCGATGCCGCACAAGGCCAATCCGGCCCGTGCCGTCCTGATCGCCTCGGCCGCCCGCCAGGTCCCCGTGCTGGCAGGGATCCTGTACGGGGCACTCGCCGCCGAGGACGAGCGCCCGCCCGGAGCCTGGCATGCCGAATGGCAGCCCCTGCGGGAGGCGCTGCGCACGGTGGGAGGAGCCGCCGACGCGGCGGCCGCCCTGACCGAGGGGCTGCGGGTCCACCCCGGGCGCATGCGTGCGAACCTCGGCGCGACCGGTGGACTGATCGTCAGCGAACGGCTCACCGCCGTCCTCTCGGCCAGGATGGGAAGGGCCGCGGCCCGTACGGCGGTGACCGGGGGAGCCGCCCGCGCGGCCCGCGAGGGAACCCCCCTCCACGAAGTCCTCGCCCAGGACCCCGCACTGGCGGGCATCGTGTCGCCGGACGAGCTGCGGACCCTCACCGACCCGTCCGGATACACGGGATCGGCCGGCCTTCTCGTCGACCGAGCGCTGCGCCGGCACCACGACGGGGCGACCGTTCCGGAATGA
- a CDS encoding 4-hydroxybenzoate 3-monooxygenase encodes MHTTVGIIGGGPAGLLLARLLHRAGIDYVVLESRDRAYVEQRQRAGILEQSTVDALREAGAAQRLDVEGLVHDGIELRWDGRSHRVDFPSLTDGRRVWVYAQTEVVKDLIALQLADGAPLFFGAEVTSVEGADTGRPTVHYTREGRDEVLTCDYVVGCDGFHGVTRAAIPAGVQRTYDRVYPYSWLGILADVPPSCDELIYAHSPRGFALHSMRSPEVSRLYLQVPVGTDPADWSDERIWDELDARFAVDGDWELRRGPITAKSVLPMRSSVTEPMRHGRLFLAGDAAHIVPPTGAKGLNLAAADVVVLARALVRQHTTGASDLLDAYSDTCLRRVWRAEHFSYFMTTTLHTDPDQSGFDTRLQVSQLDRIAASPHAAAELAQNYAGLPLP; translated from the coding sequence GTGCACACGACCGTAGGGATCATCGGCGGCGGACCGGCGGGACTCCTGCTCGCCCGTCTGCTGCACCGCGCAGGCATCGACTACGTGGTCCTGGAGAGCCGGGACCGCGCCTACGTCGAACAGCGTCAGCGCGCCGGCATCCTCGAACAGTCCACCGTCGACGCCCTCCGTGAGGCCGGTGCCGCCCAGCGCCTCGACGTCGAGGGCCTGGTGCACGACGGGATCGAGCTGCGGTGGGACGGCCGGTCCCACCGCGTCGACTTCCCCTCGCTCACCGACGGCCGACGGGTATGGGTCTACGCCCAGACCGAGGTCGTCAAGGACCTCATAGCCCTGCAACTGGCGGACGGTGCACCGCTGTTCTTCGGAGCCGAGGTCACGTCGGTCGAAGGGGCCGACACCGGCCGGCCGACCGTCCACTACACCCGCGAAGGCCGCGACGAGGTCCTGACCTGTGACTACGTGGTGGGCTGCGACGGATTCCACGGCGTCACCCGGGCCGCGATTCCCGCCGGCGTGCAGCGGACGTACGACCGGGTGTACCCGTACTCCTGGCTGGGGATCCTGGCCGACGTACCGCCGTCCTGCGACGAACTGATCTACGCCCACTCGCCCCGCGGGTTCGCCCTGCACAGCATGCGGTCGCCCGAGGTCAGCCGGCTCTACCTCCAGGTGCCGGTCGGCACCGACCCCGCCGACTGGTCCGACGAACGGATCTGGGACGAGCTCGACGCACGCTTCGCCGTCGACGGGGACTGGGAACTGCGGCGCGGCCCCATCACGGCGAAGTCCGTGCTGCCCATGCGCAGTTCTGTCACGGAGCCGATGCGGCACGGCCGGTTGTTCCTCGCCGGAGATGCCGCGCACATCGTCCCGCCCACCGGCGCGAAGGGGCTCAACCTGGCGGCGGCCGACGTCGTCGTGCTGGCCCGCGCCCTGGTACGGCAGCACACGACCGGTGCGTCCGACCTGCTGGACGCCTACTCGGACACATGCCTGCGCCGGGTGTGGCGGGCCGAGCACTTCTCGTACTTCATGACCACCACGCTCCACACCGACCCGGACCAGAGCGGCTTCGACACCCGGCTGCAGGTCTCGCAGCTGGACAGGATCGCCGCCTCGCCGCACGCCGCCGCCGAACTCGCGCAGAACTACGCCGGACTGCCCCTGCCGTAG
- a CDS encoding TauD/TfdA dioxygenase family protein, translating into MTSTTTAPAPALTVQKLGGRIGAVISGVRLGGDLAPETVAAIRAALLANKVVLFRGQDHLDEDGHEAFGRLLGTPVAHPTVPSADGRYSLGIDSDHGGRANQWHTDVTFVPAYPAFSILRAVVIPPYGGNTLWSNTAAAYAELPEQLRTLADSLRAVHSNDYDYIALRPNALPEALAKYQEVFTSTKFLTEHPVVRVHPETGERVLLLGNFVQRISGLTGRDSRALVDLFQSHIERPENTVRWDWQVGDVAIWDNRATQHYGVDDSDTHERKLRRVTIDGDVPVGTDGRPSTLISPEAVPDPSFGIASGASTAETAGV; encoded by the coding sequence ATGACCTCCACGACCACAGCCCCCGCTCCCGCCCTCACTGTCCAGAAGCTCGGCGGACGCATCGGCGCCGTCATCTCAGGGGTCCGCCTCGGCGGGGATCTCGCGCCCGAGACCGTCGCGGCCATCCGGGCCGCGCTGCTGGCCAACAAGGTCGTCCTCTTCCGCGGCCAGGACCATCTGGACGAGGACGGCCACGAGGCGTTCGGGCGGCTGCTCGGCACCCCGGTCGCCCATCCGACGGTCCCGTCCGCCGACGGCCGCTACTCGCTCGGCATCGACTCCGATCACGGCGGCCGGGCGAACCAGTGGCACACCGACGTCACGTTCGTCCCCGCCTACCCGGCCTTCTCCATCCTGCGCGCCGTCGTCATCCCGCCGTACGGCGGCAACACCCTGTGGTCCAACACGGCTGCCGCCTACGCCGAGCTGCCGGAGCAACTGCGCACCCTGGCGGACAGTCTGCGGGCCGTCCACTCCAACGACTACGACTACATCGCCCTGCGGCCGAACGCCCTGCCGGAGGCGCTCGCCAAGTACCAGGAGGTGTTCACCTCGACGAAGTTCCTCACCGAGCACCCGGTGGTCCGCGTCCACCCCGAGACCGGCGAACGTGTACTGCTCCTCGGCAACTTCGTCCAGCGGATCAGCGGGCTGACCGGCCGCGACTCCCGGGCCCTGGTCGATCTGTTCCAGTCCCACATCGAGCGCCCGGAGAACACGGTGCGCTGGGACTGGCAGGTGGGCGACGTCGCCATCTGGGACAACCGGGCCACGCAGCACTACGGCGTGGACGACTCCGACACCCATGAGCGCAAGCTGCGCCGCGTCACCATCGACGGCGACGTGCCGGTCGGCACCGACGGCCGCCCGTCCACCCTCATCAGCCCCGAGGCGGTGCCCGACCCGTCCTTCGGAATCGCGTCCGGCGCCTCGACGGCGGAGACCGCGGGCGTGTGA